A stretch of Rhodoferax potami DNA encodes these proteins:
- the cysD gene encoding sulfate adenylyltransferase subunit CysD, translated as MNAMTEPTHFDRLSNQHLDALEEETIFILREVAAAFERPALLFSGGKDSLVMLKCAEKAFGVGRIPYPLLMIDTGHNFHEVTDFRDFRAKELGAELIVRSVEDSMARGTVRLAHPGESRNVHQSVTLLEAIDEFRFDALIGGARRDEEKARAKERIFSHRDSFGQWQPKAQRPELWTLFNTRLQPGEHFRVFPISNWTELDVWQYIEREKIALPSLYYTHKRDVVERKGLLVPVTELTPPKEGETIESRDVRFRTVGDITCTCPVESLAATAADIVIETLAADVSERGATRMDDKTSEASMEKRKKDGYF; from the coding sequence ATGAACGCCATGACTGAACCCACCCATTTCGACCGCCTCTCCAACCAGCACCTCGATGCGCTGGAAGAAGAAACCATCTTCATTCTGCGCGAGGTGGCGGCTGCGTTTGAGCGCCCCGCCCTGCTGTTCTCGGGCGGCAAAGACTCGCTGGTGATGCTCAAGTGCGCAGAGAAGGCGTTCGGCGTCGGCCGCATTCCTTACCCGCTCTTGATGATCGACACTGGCCACAACTTCCATGAAGTGACCGACTTCCGCGACTTCCGCGCCAAGGAACTGGGTGCCGAGCTGATCGTACGCAGCGTGGAAGACTCCATGGCCCGTGGCACCGTGCGCCTGGCCCACCCCGGCGAGAGCCGCAATGTGCACCAGTCGGTCACCCTGCTCGAAGCCATCGACGAATTCCGCTTTGACGCGCTGATCGGCGGCGCCCGCCGCGACGAAGAGAAGGCCCGCGCCAAAGAGCGCATCTTTTCTCATCGCGACAGTTTCGGCCAATGGCAGCCCAAGGCCCAGCGCCCAGAGTTGTGGACCCTGTTCAACACCCGCCTGCAGCCCGGCGAACACTTCCGCGTGTTCCCCATCAGCAACTGGACCGAGCTGGACGTGTGGCAATACATCGAACGTGAAAAGATCGCGCTGCCAAGCCTGTACTACACGCACAAACGCGATGTGGTCGAGCGCAAGGGCCTGCTGGTTCCGGTGACGGAGCTGACGCCACCGAAGGAAGGCGAAACCATCGAGAGCCGCGACGTGCGCTTCCGCACCGTAGGCGACATCACCTGCACCTGCCCGGTGGAGAGCCTGGCCGCCACCGCTGCCGACATTGTGATCGAAACGCTGGCCGCCGACGTGAGCGAGCGCGGCGCCACCCGCATGGACGACAAGACTTCTGAGGCTTCCATGGAGAAGCGCAAAAAGGACGGATACTTCTGA
- the fdxA gene encoding ferredoxin FdxA: protein MTHIVTEACIKCKYTDCVDVCPVDCFREGPNFLTIDPDECIDCAVCIPECPANAIYAEEDAPKDQQHMIALNAELARLPGWKSITKRKAPLADADDWKDKTGKLSQLIR from the coding sequence ATGACACACATCGTCACCGAAGCCTGTATCAAGTGCAAATACACCGACTGCGTGGACGTGTGCCCCGTGGATTGCTTCCGCGAAGGCCCCAATTTCCTGACGATCGACCCCGATGAATGCATCGACTGCGCCGTCTGCATTCCCGAGTGCCCCGCCAACGCGATCTACGCGGAAGAAGACGCACCCAAAGACCAGCAGCACATGATTGCCCTGAACGCAGAACTCGCCCGCTTGCCCGGCTGGAAAAGCATCACCAAGCGCAAGGCACCTCTGGCAGATGCCGACGACTGGAAGGACAAGACCGGCAAGCTCTCGCAGCTGATCCGCTGA
- a CDS encoding 2OG-Fe(II) oxygenase family protein, producing MHLPVVDFTSPTAPQEFCKSLHETGFGVLKNHPLSQDLVESIYAEWLGFFKTEAKAKYPNDPVKHDGYFSPSVSETAKNFTKKDLKEFFHIYPWGRYPAEVSDAAQRYYKEGATLAATLLNWVEANSPADVKARYSMPLPAMIEGSDHTLLRVLHYPPLRGDEEPGAVRAAAHGDINLLTILPAATEPGLQVLGKDEAWHDVPCDFGLLIVNIGDMLAEASGGYYPSTVHRVLNPTGEGATKSRISLPLFLHPRREVVLSERYTVEKYFNERMEELRGKKA from the coding sequence ATGCACTTACCCGTCGTTGACTTCACCAGCCCGACAGCTCCACAAGAGTTTTGCAAAAGCCTGCACGAAACCGGCTTTGGCGTCCTGAAGAACCACCCCTTGAGCCAGGATCTGGTCGAGAGCATTTACGCCGAATGGCTCGGCTTTTTCAAAACCGAGGCAAAAGCCAAATACCCCAACGACCCGGTCAAGCACGACGGCTATTTCTCGCCCAGCGTGTCAGAAACGGCCAAGAACTTCACCAAGAAGGATTTGAAAGAGTTCTTTCACATTTACCCTTGGGGCCGCTACCCGGCCGAGGTGAGCGACGCTGCCCAGCGCTACTACAAAGAAGGCGCCACGTTGGCTGCCACGTTGCTGAACTGGGTGGAAGCGAACTCACCCGCGGATGTGAAGGCACGGTATTCCATGCCCCTGCCCGCCATGATTGAGGGTAGCGACCACACCCTCTTGCGCGTTTTGCACTACCCGCCGCTGCGGGGCGATGAAGAACCCGGCGCGGTGCGTGCCGCAGCTCATGGTGACATCAACCTGTTGACCATCCTGCCGGCGGCTACCGAGCCCGGCCTGCAAGTGTTGGGTAAGGATGAAGCCTGGCACGATGTGCCCTGTGACTTTGGTCTGCTGATCGTCAACATCGGCGACATGCTGGCCGAAGCCTCCGGCGGCTACTACCCCAGCACCGTGCACCGGGTGCTCAACCCCACCGGCGAAGGTGCGACCAAGTCGCGCATTTCGCTGCCGCTGTTTCTGCACCCCCGCCGCGAAGTGGTGCTCTCCGAGCGCTACACGGTGGAAAAGTACTTCAACGAGCGTATGGAAGAGTTGCGCGGTAAGAAAGCCTGA
- a CDS encoding sulfite exporter TauE/SafE family protein, with amino-acid sequence MHDLAFVLAGFFVGTIVGLTGVGGGSLMTPILIFFFGVKPYMAVGTDLLFAAFTKMGGTVKLARSGHIDWPVVLNLSAGSIPAALATLYVLHQLGATSGEVQKIMTSTLGVALLLTAAATLFKAVRGKSGPKSIAAGHEAAAARPRHWSLPLLFGALIGTLVTLTSVGAGAIGVTVLMLLYPLLPLPRIVAADIAYAVPLTLVAGMGHASLGSVDWPLLAKLLAGSLPGIWVGSHLMFKTPERVIRALLSLLLAYAGLKLIAL; translated from the coding sequence ATGCATGATTTGGCGTTTGTACTGGCGGGCTTTTTTGTGGGCACGATTGTGGGCCTGACCGGTGTGGGCGGTGGCTCATTGATGACGCCCATCCTGATTTTCTTCTTTGGGGTCAAGCCTTACATGGCGGTCGGTACCGACCTGTTGTTTGCCGCTTTCACCAAAATGGGCGGCACGGTCAAACTGGCGCGCTCCGGCCATATCGACTGGCCGGTAGTTCTCAATTTGTCGGCCGGCAGCATCCCTGCGGCACTGGCAACGCTTTATGTGCTGCACCAACTGGGCGCCACCAGCGGAGAAGTACAAAAGATCATGACCAGCACCTTGGGCGTGGCCCTGTTGCTGACTGCCGCAGCCACCCTCTTTAAGGCCGTGCGCGGCAAGTCGGGCCCCAAATCCATTGCGGCCGGCCATGAAGCCGCTGCAGCACGCCCGCGCCACTGGAGCCTGCCGCTGTTGTTCGGCGCCCTCATTGGCACGCTGGTTACACTCACGTCCGTCGGCGCGGGCGCCATTGGCGTTACGGTGTTGATGCTGCTGTACCCGCTGCTGCCCCTGCCCCGCATTGTGGCGGCGGACATTGCCTATGCAGTGCCTCTGACCTTGGTGGCCGGCATGGGCCACGCGTCCCTCGGCTCAGTAGATTGGCCTCTGTTGGCCAAGCTGTTGGCAGGCTCGCTCCCCGGCATTTGGGTGGGCTCGCACCTGATGTTCAAGACCCCGGAGCGGGTGATTCGCGCCCTGCTCTCGCTGCTGCTGGCCTATGCCGGTTTGAAACTCATTGCACTTTGA
- a CDS encoding hemolysin family protein has translation MEIAILFTLILINGLFAMSEIALVTARKTRLQKLIDEGDHGAVAAIKLGEDPTRFLSTIQIGITSIGVLNGIVGEAALAQPLSLWLVELGMEQVYANYAATGLVVVLITYFSIVVGELVPKRLGQSSPENIARLVARPINFLALATKPFVRLLSISTHTLLRLMGVKDNGNNAVTEAEIHAVLAEGTSAGVIDSHEHTMVRNVFLLDDRQIGSLMVPRADVKCLDIELSFEENMALIDSSDHARFPVVRGDMGDLLGVINARQWLSRALKEPNSDLAAQPMQTALYVPETITGMELLDNFRSSDVHMAFIIDEYGEVQGIVTLQDLIEAITGEFHPRDPKTSWAVQREDGSWLLDGHIPVPELKDRLALDTVPEEDRGRYHTLSGMIMLLTGKLPKVAETVMWEGWKLEIVDMDGRTIDKVLATKQAPVAASEEAF, from the coding sequence ATGGAAATCGCCATACTTTTTACCCTCATCTTGATTAACGGCTTGTTCGCAATGTCCGAAATTGCCTTGGTAACCGCGCGCAAAACGCGACTCCAAAAGCTTATTGATGAGGGTGACCATGGCGCAGTAGCCGCCATCAAGCTGGGAGAAGACCCCACCCGCTTTCTCTCCACCATCCAAATCGGCATCACGTCTATTGGTGTACTCAACGGTATCGTGGGCGAGGCTGCTCTGGCGCAACCTTTGAGTCTGTGGTTGGTCGAACTGGGCATGGAACAGGTTTATGCCAACTACGCTGCCACCGGATTGGTGGTGGTGCTGATCACCTATTTCTCCATCGTGGTGGGCGAGTTGGTTCCGAAACGACTCGGACAAAGTAGCCCTGAAAACATTGCCCGCTTGGTAGCCAGACCCATTAACTTTCTTGCGCTGGCCACCAAGCCGTTTGTCCGCCTGCTGTCGATATCGACCCACACGCTGCTGCGGTTGATGGGTGTCAAAGACAACGGGAACAATGCCGTCACGGAAGCCGAAATCCATGCCGTGCTTGCCGAGGGTACGAGTGCAGGCGTGATCGACTCCCACGAACACACCATGGTGCGCAATGTGTTTTTGCTCGACGACCGGCAAATCGGCTCTTTGATGGTGCCCAGGGCTGACGTGAAATGCCTGGACATCGAGCTCAGCTTTGAAGAAAACATGGCGCTTATTGATAGCTCAGACCATGCGCGATTCCCTGTAGTGCGGGGTGACATGGGTGATTTGCTGGGAGTCATCAATGCCCGGCAGTGGTTGTCTCGCGCCCTGAAGGAGCCGAACTCCGATCTGGCTGCCCAACCCATGCAAACGGCACTTTATGTGCCTGAGACGATTACGGGCATGGAGCTGCTGGACAATTTCCGCTCTTCAGACGTGCATATGGCGTTCATCATTGACGAGTACGGAGAGGTGCAGGGCATCGTGACTTTGCAGGATTTGATTGAAGCTATCACTGGCGAATTTCATCCTAGGGACCCCAAAACCTCTTGGGCAGTGCAGCGGGAAGATGGAAGCTGGCTTCTGGATGGTCATATCCCCGTTCCTGAACTCAAAGATCGACTGGCGCTGGACACCGTGCCCGAGGAAGACCGGGGCCGTTACCACACCCTGAGCGGGATGATCATGCTGCTGACGGGCAAGCTACCCAAGGTTGCTGAAACCGTGATGTGGGAGGGCTGGAAGCTCGAAATCGTGGATATGGATGGTCGCACCATCGACAAGGTGCTGGCTACCAAGCAAGCCCCAGTCGCCGCGAGCGAAGAAGCATTTTGA
- a CDS encoding nucleoside hydrolase, whose protein sequence is MSNATTASTARKVIYDTDPGVDDAMALYYALAHPGIDVVGITTTFGNVTVEQAATNGLYLTEIAGRKIPVTLGVKTPWLKAPGTPPDFIHGGDGLGNLPSRVATTSVLDPRPSAQFIVDMARAHPGEITLVAVGPLGNLATALKLEPNLPKLLKEVFIMGGTVVEPGNVSPVAEANIWNDPHSADFVFTAGWKLTMVGLDVTHQLIVPLALFKKVADHHKHIATDTLHHAVSFYADFYSGIYPHVAKIHGCFGHDVLAFVALTNPELFEIQTGRIRVATEGPANGQTMMRRKDIFYPQPGWGDDVPDTHACLQLKADEALQLIETTLMSSWL, encoded by the coding sequence ATGAGCAACGCCACCACTGCCAGCACCGCCCGCAAAGTGATTTACGACACGGACCCCGGTGTCGATGACGCCATGGCGCTGTACTACGCGCTGGCACACCCCGGCATTGATGTGGTGGGCATCACCACCACCTTCGGCAATGTGACCGTGGAGCAGGCAGCCACCAACGGTCTGTACCTGACAGAGATCGCAGGCCGCAAGATCCCCGTCACCCTCGGCGTAAAAACACCTTGGCTCAAAGCGCCCGGCACACCGCCTGACTTCATCCACGGCGGTGACGGCTTGGGCAACCTGCCCTCCCGCGTGGCGACCACCAGCGTGCTGGACCCCCGCCCATCGGCGCAGTTCATTGTGGACATGGCCCGCGCCCACCCCGGCGAAATCACCCTGGTCGCTGTCGGCCCCTTGGGCAACCTCGCCACCGCGCTGAAGCTTGAGCCCAACCTGCCCAAGCTGCTGAAAGAGGTCTTCATCATGGGCGGCACCGTGGTAGAGCCCGGCAACGTGTCTCCTGTCGCCGAAGCCAACATCTGGAACGACCCCCACTCTGCAGACTTTGTGTTCACCGCCGGCTGGAAGCTCACCATGGTGGGCCTCGACGTCACCCACCAGCTGATCGTGCCCTTGGCCCTGTTCAAAAAAGTGGCAGACCACCACAAGCACATTGCTACCGACACACTGCACCACGCCGTGAGCTTTTACGCGGACTTCTACAGCGGCATCTACCCGCATGTGGCCAAAATTCACGGCTGCTTCGGTCACGACGTGCTGGCTTTTGTGGCGCTCACCAACCCTGAGCTGTTTGAAATCCAGACAGGCCGCATCCGCGTGGCGACTGAAGGTCCCGCCAACGGCCAGACCATGATGCGCCGCAAGGACATCTTCTATCCGCAGCCCGGTTGGGGCGACGACGTGCCCGACACCCACGCCTGCCTGCAGCTCAAGGCCGACGAAGCGTTGCAGCTCATTGAAACCACCCTGATGTCCTCCTGGCTCTAA
- a CDS encoding Rrf2 family transcriptional regulator, with product MRLSTRGRFAITALIDLALRDVNAPVPLSEVAVRHKISLSYLEQVFAKLREAGIVISTRGPGGGYTLGLSGDQISVADIFLALEEDDSKLKGVGSAAEVTADLWKSMQNALLAHMQTISLRSLAQEQHDKGFRVEVRKVDVKSPLKSKSPSKVTTNAANSVFAWSGAFPARK from the coding sequence ATGAGACTCAGCACTCGTGGTCGATTTGCAATTACTGCCCTCATTGACCTAGCCTTGAGGGACGTGAACGCTCCTGTTCCATTGTCCGAGGTAGCCGTGCGTCACAAGATTTCACTGTCTTACTTAGAGCAGGTTTTTGCCAAGCTCCGCGAGGCCGGGATAGTGATCAGCACACGAGGTCCCGGTGGGGGTTACACCCTTGGGCTTTCGGGCGATCAGATTTCAGTGGCCGACATATTCTTGGCACTCGAGGAGGACGATTCCAAATTGAAAGGTGTTGGCTCAGCTGCGGAAGTCACTGCTGATTTGTGGAAAAGCATGCAGAACGCTCTCCTAGCCCACATGCAGACTATTTCACTACGTAGTTTGGCCCAGGAGCAACACGACAAGGGCTTTAGGGTGGAAGTCCGTAAAGTTGATGTCAAAAGCCCATTGAAGTCCAAATCGCCGTCGAAGGTGACCACGAATGCTGCGAATTCTGTATTTGCTTGGAGCGGGGCATTCCCCGCACGCAAATAA
- a CDS encoding sulfate adenylyltransferase subunit 1: MTATNTIAAPAYSTGAGSTNDTSSALRFITCGSVDDGKSTLIGRLLVDSKAVLQDQLANVSKSGEADLALFTDGLSAEREQGITIDVAYRYFATPTRKFIIGDAPGHEQYTRNMVTAASSAHAAVVLVDATKLKWNVDGLVDLLPQTRRHSLLVNLLRVPGIIFAVNKLDALGDDATAAFAKISEALQAFAQQAGIAVTATIPMSALKGHNVVEATPGWCGYQGPSLLALLETLPVTAAETDVPFAFPVQWVEKFHNSADTTQGRRVFWGRVATGTVQVGDTVSIHPSGQTAVVAQVVNHARVPGSVAAGHGAGITLDREVDVSRGDWLLAQVTPAADPDDEFADTPKPRAFAEATREIKATVAWMDDEPLVAGRVYLALHGHRWIKAKVKRIVHSLDINTLQEHDATEIAPNAIGHIELALQEAITAVPYAQSRVLGSLILVDTATHKTSGALLLS, from the coding sequence ATGACCGCTACGAATACGATAGCTGCTCCCGCATATTCCACGGGCGCTGGCAGCACAAATGACACTTCATCTGCCCTGCGCTTCATCACTTGCGGCAGCGTGGACGATGGCAAGAGCACACTGATCGGCCGCCTGTTGGTGGACAGCAAAGCGGTGCTGCAAGACCAGTTAGCCAACGTCTCCAAGAGCGGCGAGGCCGACCTGGCGCTGTTTACCGACGGCCTCTCTGCCGAGCGCGAGCAAGGCATCACCATCGACGTGGCCTACCGCTACTTCGCCACCCCCACCCGCAAGTTCATCATTGGCGATGCGCCCGGCCACGAGCAGTACACCCGCAACATGGTCACGGCCGCCAGCAGTGCCCATGCTGCCGTGGTGCTGGTGGACGCCACCAAACTGAAGTGGAATGTGGACGGCCTGGTGGACCTATTGCCCCAGACCCGCCGCCACAGCCTGCTGGTCAACCTGCTACGCGTGCCCGGCATCATCTTTGCCGTGAACAAGCTCGACGCTTTGGGCGACGATGCCACCGCCGCGTTTGCCAAGATCAGCGAAGCGCTGCAAGCCTTTGCCCAACAAGCTGGCATTGCTGTCACGGCAACCATCCCCATGTCCGCGCTCAAGGGCCACAACGTGGTGGAAGCCACGCCCGGATGGTGCGGCTACCAAGGCCCGAGCCTGTTGGCACTGCTGGAAACGCTGCCTGTCACCGCAGCTGAGACCGATGTGCCCTTCGCTTTCCCGGTGCAGTGGGTCGAAAAGTTTCACAACTCGGCCGACACCACCCAAGGCCGCCGCGTGTTCTGGGGCCGTGTGGCCACTGGCACCGTGCAGGTGGGCGACACCGTCAGCATCCACCCCAGCGGCCAGACCGCCGTGGTGGCCCAAGTGGTGAACCACGCCCGTGTGCCCGGCAGCGTTGCCGCAGGCCATGGCGCCGGCATCACGCTGGACCGCGAAGTGGATGTGTCCCGTGGCGACTGGTTGCTGGCCCAAGTCACGCCCGCCGCAGACCCGGACGACGAATTCGCGGATACCCCCAAACCGCGTGCTTTTGCCGAAGCCACCCGCGAAATCAAGGCCACGGTGGCCTGGATGGACGATGAGCCCTTGGTTGCGGGCCGCGTGTACCTTGCGTTGCATGGCCACCGTTGGATCAAGGCCAAGGTCAAGCGCATCGTGCACAGCCTGGACATCAACACCTTGCAAGAGCACGATGCGACCGAGATTGCGCCCAACGCCATTGGCCATATCGAGCTCGCGCTGCAAGAGGCAATCACCGCCGTTCCTTACGCGCAAAGCCGTGTGCTGGGCTCGCTGATTCTGGTGGATACCGCCACCCACAAGACCTCCGGCGCCCTGCTGCTGAGTTGA
- a CDS encoding nitrite/sulfite reductase — protein sequence MYQYTEFDRQFIRARAAQHRDQLERNQAGTLSDEEFRPLRLQNGWYIQRYAPMLRVAVPYGELSSAQLRVLARIAREYDHPSKEVFDKAIGTQATWGTTHLPVGYGHFTTRQNVQFNWIPLAKSADVMDLLATVNMHGIQTSGNCIRNITSDELAGVAVDEIADPRPFAEIMRQWSTLHPEFAFLPRKFKIAITGATNDRAAVRWHDVGLHLIKNDAGELGFRVFVGGGMGRTPVISTEIRAFLPWNQIMNYLEAVVRVYNRWGRRDNLYKARIKILVKAEGQRYIDEVEAEYEQIITRDGAPHTISQAELDRVTACFVPPALTERAPAATKTIAIPAERQKDYDRWLQQNVAPHKNPALRAVTLSYKRLGQAPGDADADQLDTAAALADEFSAGETRVTHDQNLLLPWVRAEDLPALWVAASHAGLARSNVRLLTDMIACPGGDFCALANARSIPIAAQITERYQDMDELHDLGEIDLHISGCINSCGHHHSGHIGILGVDKDGKEWYQVSLGGSDGSALSGEAVPGKVVGPSFGALEVPGVIEAVLDTFRQQRAGSETFIDCFKRVGMDPFKAAANSARLADKHEDLHALPKKDGYAKDAQEA from the coding sequence ATGTACCAATACACTGAATTTGACCGCCAGTTCATCCGCGCCCGCGCGGCCCAGCACCGCGACCAACTGGAGCGCAACCAGGCCGGCACTCTGAGTGACGAAGAATTCCGCCCCCTGCGCTTGCAAAACGGCTGGTACATCCAGCGCTACGCGCCCATGCTGCGCGTAGCGGTGCCTTACGGCGAGCTCTCCAGCGCCCAATTGCGCGTGCTGGCCCGCATTGCCCGCGAATACGACCACCCCAGCAAAGAGGTGTTCGACAAAGCCATCGGCACCCAAGCCACCTGGGGCACCACCCACCTGCCCGTGGGCTACGGCCACTTCACCACCCGCCAAAACGTGCAGTTCAACTGGATTCCATTAGCCAAGAGCGCCGACGTGATGGACCTGCTGGCCACCGTGAACATGCACGGTATCCAGACCAGCGGCAACTGCATCCGCAACATCACCAGCGACGAATTGGCCGGTGTGGCGGTGGATGAGATTGCCGACCCCCGCCCGTTTGCCGAAATCATGCGCCAGTGGAGCACGCTGCACCCTGAGTTCGCCTTCCTGCCTCGCAAGTTCAAGATCGCCATCACTGGCGCTACCAACGACCGCGCTGCGGTGCGTTGGCACGACGTTGGCCTGCACCTCATCAAAAACGATGCGGGCGAACTGGGCTTCCGCGTGTTTGTGGGCGGCGGCATGGGCCGCACCCCGGTCATCAGCACCGAGATCCGCGCCTTCCTGCCCTGGAACCAGATCATGAATTACCTGGAGGCGGTCGTGCGTGTGTACAACCGCTGGGGCCGCCGCGACAACCTGTACAAGGCGCGTATCAAGATCCTGGTGAAGGCCGAAGGCCAGCGCTACATCGACGAGGTGGAAGCCGAATACGAGCAAATCATTACCCGCGACGGTGCGCCGCACACCATCAGCCAAGCTGAGCTGGACCGGGTTACCGCATGTTTTGTGCCGCCAGCCCTCACAGAGCGGGCGCCAGCAGCTACTAAAACTATAGCAATCCCAGCTGAGCGCCAGAAAGACTACGACCGATGGTTGCAGCAAAACGTGGCCCCGCACAAGAACCCTGCGCTGCGCGCAGTCACCCTGTCGTACAAGCGCCTGGGTCAAGCCCCCGGCGATGCGGATGCCGACCAGCTCGACACCGCGGCCGCTTTGGCCGATGAGTTCTCTGCCGGTGAAACCCGCGTCACCCACGACCAGAACCTGCTACTGCCTTGGGTGCGCGCTGAAGACCTGCCCGCCCTGTGGGTGGCTGCCAGCCACGCCGGCTTGGCTCGCAGCAATGTGCGCCTGCTGACCGACATGATTGCTTGCCCCGGCGGCGATTTCTGTGCACTCGCCAATGCCCGCTCCATCCCGATAGCCGCCCAAATCACCGAGCGCTACCAGGACATGGACGAGCTGCACGACCTGGGCGAGATCGACCTGCACATCAGCGGTTGCATCAACTCCTGCGGACACCACCACAGCGGCCACATCGGCATCTTGGGCGTGGATAAAGACGGCAAGGAGTGGTACCAGGTGTCCCTGGGCGGCTCCGACGGCTCGGCACTGAGCGGCGAAGCCGTCCCCGGCAAGGTCGTGGGCCCCTCGTTTGGTGCGCTCGAAGTGCCCGGCGTGATTGAGGCCGTGCTAGATACCTTCCGCCAGCAGCGCGCGGGCAGCGAGACCTTTATCGACTGTTTCAAGCGCGTAGGCATGGACCCCTTCAAGGCGGCTGCGAACAGCGCCCGCCTGGCTGACAAGCACGAAGACCTGCACGCCCTGCCCAAAAAAGATGGCTACGCCAAAGACGCTCAAGAAGCCTGA
- a CDS encoding phosphoadenylyl-sulfate reductase: MSAETSSLGNRFAVQVQPAGSAMARNAEASGEYIIKLAEAQGVLSQAAAQYAGADGDAATVTQASSLGAEDVVISHLINSLKLDIGIFVLETGALHQETLDLLERFKASSRATVTVYQPVNESVVQFVDREGKDAMYKSIALRKACCGIRKMEPLERALKGKEAWITGLRREQSGARADVPLVDSSEPRIKINPLANWTWGDVWHYIQTNKLDYNPLHDQFFPSIGCEPCTRAISLGEDFRSGRWWWEDEAAKECGLHVKHEEAKA, encoded by the coding sequence ATGAGCGCCGAAACATCCTCTTTAGGCAACCGTTTTGCGGTGCAAGTGCAGCCTGCAGGCAGCGCCATGGCTCGCAACGCCGAAGCCAGCGGCGAGTACATCATCAAGCTGGCCGAAGCCCAAGGCGTGCTGTCCCAAGCCGCAGCCCAATACGCGGGTGCGGATGGCGATGCCGCCACTGTCACCCAAGCGTCCAGCCTGGGCGCTGAGGACGTGGTCATCAGCCACCTGATCAACAGCTTGAAGCTGGACATCGGCATCTTCGTGCTGGAAACTGGTGCCCTGCACCAAGAAACCCTGGACCTGCTGGAGCGCTTCAAGGCGTCCAGCCGTGCTACGGTCACGGTGTACCAGCCGGTGAATGAATCGGTGGTGCAGTTTGTGGACCGCGAAGGCAAAGACGCGATGTACAAAAGCATTGCCCTGCGCAAAGCTTGCTGCGGCATCCGCAAGATGGAGCCACTGGAGCGCGCGCTCAAGGGCAAAGAAGCTTGGATCACCGGCTTGCGCCGCGAGCAGTCCGGCGCCCGCGCCGATGTGCCTTTGGTGGACAGCTCTGAGCCCCGCATCAAGATCAACCCCCTGGCCAACTGGACTTGGGGTGATGTGTGGCATTACATCCAAACCAACAAGCTGGACTACAACCCCCTGCACGACCAGTTCTTCCCCAGCATCGGCTGCGAGCCTTGCACCCGCGCCATCAGCCTGGGTGAAGACTTCCGCTCCGGCCGCTGGTGGTGGGAGGACGAGGCTGCCAAAGAATGCGGCCTGCACGTGAAACATGAAGAAGCCAAAGCATGA
- a CDS encoding DUF934 domain-containing protein, which yields MKLIAASAHSTGAEGLKVIELANTEDPRALDLAGVARIDLNFPKFTDGRAYSQAFLLRRRLGFTGELRATGDVLIDQLVQMERTGFDVAVLRADQNIDFAQRQFDRYRGFYQGDAVTVKPHFAREGEAA from the coding sequence ATGAAATTGATAGCTGCTTCCGCACATTCCACGGGCGCTGAGGGCCTAAAAGTCATCGAACTGGCAAACACCGAAGACCCCCGCGCGCTGGACCTCGCAGGCGTCGCCCGCATCGACCTGAACTTCCCCAAGTTCACCGACGGCCGCGCGTACAGCCAGGCCTTTTTGCTGCGCCGGCGCCTGGGCTTCACCGGCGAACTGCGCGCTACCGGCGACGTGCTGATCGACCAGCTGGTGCAAATGGAGCGCACAGGTTTTGACGTGGCCGTGCTGCGCGCTGACCAGAACATCGACTTCGCACAACGCCAGTTCGACCGTTATCGCGGCTTCTACCAAGGCGACGCGGTGACCGTGAAGCCGCACTTTGCCCGCGAAGGCGAAGCAGCATGA